The genomic interval CGGAAGTACGCGCGCGTCACGCGCCGGGACGTTGGGCTCCAGGACCTCGTCGAGGAGGCGGCCTATCCCGTCTGACGCCGGGGGACGAAAGGAAACTCGAAAAACAGGGGAAATCGAAAAACAGGGGAAATCGAAAAACAGGGGAAATCGAAAAACAGGGGAAATCGAAAAACAGGATGGATGGAGAAGTTCTGGAATGGGAAGTTTTGGAATGGATGGAGAGACATTTGAGCGGAGAGATGCTTCGCTGAGAAATTCCGAGGACGTTGCGGTTGCCGGCAGCGGGGCCATGGCCCGTCTTCTGGGGCTGCACGACGAGAACCTCGAGGCCCTGGAGGCCCGTTATCCGGTCTCCCTCTCCGTGGGGGAGAGCCGGATTCGGATCTCGGGCCCCGACGCCGAGCCGGTGCGCATCGTGGCGTACCTGCTGCGCCAGCTTGCGGTCGTCGCCGAGAGCGGACACGAGATCCGCGTCTCCGACGTCCGTCATGCGATGGACGCCCATGCGGAGGGCCGGGAGATCAAGCTGGACTCGCTGTATTCGGAGGTCGTCTGCACGACGGCGCGGGGCAAGCCCATCCGGGCCAAGACCGTCGGGCAGAGGGCCTATATCCAGGCCATGCGGGACAACGACATCCTGTTCGCCGTCGGCCCCGCTGGGACGGGCAAGACCTACCTGGCGGTCTGCGAGGCCGTCTCCATGCTGAAGGAGGGGCGGGTGAACCGCGTCGTCCTGGTGCGGCCCGCCGTCGAGGCCGGGGAGAGCCTGGGGTACCTCCCGGGCGACCTCAGGGAGAAGGTCGAGCCCTACGTTCGCCCGCTCTACGACGCATTTTATGAACTTCTGTCGCCCGAGCGGTTCGCCCGCTACGTGGACAAAGGGGTCATCGAGATCGCGCCCCTGGCCTACATGAGGGGGCGAACGCTCAACGACAGCTTCATCATCCTGGACGAGGCTCAGAACACGACCCCCGAGCAGATGAAGATGTTCCTCACCCGTCTGGGGTTCGGTTCCAAGGCCGTGGTGACCGGCGACATCACTCAGGTGGACCTGCCGCAAGGGCGTCCCTCGGGGCTGCGCAGCGTGCGGTCGATCCTCGAGGGCATCGAGGGTATAGGCTTTTTCGACCTCACAGGGGCCGACGTCGTCCGTCACGAGATCGTCCAGAAAGTGGTCCAGGCCTATGACCGCTATGAAAAGCGCCTTTCTTGACCGGTCGCGTCGCCCCTGGGCCTCCGTATCCCCGGAATGGCGCAGGTCCTATCTCCTCTCCGTAGTCATGCTGCTGGCCGTCGGGCTCTCCATCGTCATGATGGAGTGGCTCTACGTCCGCAACAGGGGCTACAGCTTCGCGCAGGGGCTGCCGTCCCCCCAGACCTACCGGGTCATCTCCCCGGTGAAGTACGAGGACCGCTCGGCCACGGGGGCCCTTCGGGAGATGGTGGAGGAGCGGGTGGCCGGCGTCGTGGTCCGGGACGTCGCCGCCCGGGACCGGATGAAAAAACGCCTGGAGGAGCTCCAGGCGGTAAAGGACCCCCAGGACCCGAAGCTCCTGTCCTATATGCCTCCGGCCCTGCTGAACGCCCTGTTCGCCATGGACGGAGCGGAGCGGAGCCGAATCATGAACCTGGCCTCGCAGGTCGGGGACGCCTATTTTTCGCACCTCGCGTCCGGCGACGTCCTGGAGAGCGGGGGAACGGAGGCGGCCCTGCTGTGGGACGAGATCGGAAAGCGCGTCGATTCGGTGGACGACGCCAACCTGATCTATCAGCTGCTGACGAAGGTGAACGACGCCTACTACAAGGTCGAGCCTCAGCTCACCGAGCTGGTGAGACAGAGCGCGGAGAAGCGGATCCCTGTCATCGAACGCCGCTTGGTGTTGGGCGACGTCATCGTCGAGCGCGGGGATGTGGTGACGCCCCAGACGGCCGGCCTGCTGCGGCTGCAGGGCTACACGGAGGACGCCTTCCCCGTCACCCAGGTGGTCATCGTTTTCCTCCTCGTCCTGATCCTGCCGCTGTGGCTGGAGGTCCCGGCCCGGGAGTCGGGCAGCCGGCCTCCGTGGGAGTGCGTCGTCTTCGTCGTCTCGGCCGCATGGATCGGTCAGATGCTCGCCGTACAGATGCGGACGGCGGGCGCCGGCATCCTCCCCGCGGTCATGGCGGCCTATCTCTGCATGCCCCGGTCCTTCGCCTTCAACGCCTCCCTGGCCAGCACCGCGTCCGGGGTCTTTATCATCGCGGGGCTCTCCGTCTACGATCTGCTCCTGCTCCTCTCCCTGGGGTTCCTCGCCTCGATGACGGGGTATTACCTCCTGCGCCGCATCGAGTCCCGAGAGTCTCTCGTCCGCAGGCTGGTCCTGTTTGCGCTTTTCCTGAGCGTATCCCGCATCGTCATCCTCTGGATTCAGGGGGTGCCCATGACGGGGGGCTTCTTCTGGCTGGAGACCGGGCGCTTTCTGCTTCTGGACGCTTTGGCAGCGATCTTCATGGTCGTCCTCCTGCCCCTGGTGGAGGGGTATATCGGCGTCCTCTCCATTCTTCGCCTCCGGGAGCTGAGCCATCCCTCGAGCCCCCTGCTGCGCAAGCTGCAGCGGGACGCGCCGGGGACCTACCAGCACTGCCTGGCGATCGCCACGCTCGCCGAGGCGGTGGCGATCGACATGGGGATGGACGAGAACCTGATGAAGGCCGGGGCCTATTATCACGATATCGGAAAGCTGAGACGCCCGCAGTTCTTCGTCGAGAACCAGGGAGGCGGGCCCAACGTCCATGACGGGATGAGCCCCACGCTTTCGGCCATGACCATCATATCGCACGTCCAGGATGGCCTGGAGATGGCCAGGGAGTACGGCCTGCCCAGGAGGATACGGGACTTCATCGCGGAGCATCACGGCACCGCCTGCGTCCGCTACTTCTACAACAAGGCCAGGGCGGAGGCCCGGGAGCGGGGGGAGGAGGAGCGCGTCGAGTGGTCGGACTTCTGTTATCCGGGGCCCAGGCCCCAGTCCCGCGAGACGGCGCTCCTGATGATTCTGGACTCCATGGAGGCCGCGATACGGAGCGAGAGCCTGGGGCGCGAGCTCCTGAGGCGGGACGCGAGGGAGATGCCGCAGGACGGGCGAAACGCGGGGCGGAGCCAGGCTATCATGGCCCTGAAAAAGGTCATCGACCAGGTGGTGGCCAGCAAGATCGCGGAGGGACAGTTCGACGAGGTCGACTTCACCCTGAGGGACCTCACC from uncultured Fretibacterium sp. carries:
- a CDS encoding HDIG domain-containing protein, with the protein product MTAMKSAFLDRSRRPWASVSPEWRRSYLLSVVMLLAVGLSIVMMEWLYVRNRGYSFAQGLPSPQTYRVISPVKYEDRSATGALREMVEERVAGVVVRDVAARDRMKKRLEELQAVKDPQDPKLLSYMPPALLNALFAMDGAERSRIMNLASQVGDAYFSHLASGDVLESGGTEAALLWDEIGKRVDSVDDANLIYQLLTKVNDAYYKVEPQLTELVRQSAEKRIPVIERRLVLGDVIVERGDVVTPQTAGLLRLQGYTEDAFPVTQVVIVFLLVLILPLWLEVPARESGSRPPWECVVFVVSAAWIGQMLAVQMRTAGAGILPAVMAAYLCMPRSFAFNASLASTASGVFIIAGLSVYDLLLLLSLGFLASMTGYYLLRRIESRESLVRRLVLFALFLSVSRIVILWIQGVPMTGGFFWLETGRFLLLDALAAIFMVVLLPLVEGYIGVLSILRLRELSHPSSPLLRKLQRDAPGTYQHCLAIATLAEAVAIDMGMDENLMKAGAYYHDIGKLRRPQFFVENQGGGPNVHDGMSPTLSAMTIISHVQDGLEMAREYGLPRRIRDFIAEHHGTACVRYFYNKARAEARERGEEERVEWSDFCYPGPRPQSRETALLMILDSMEAAIRSESLGRELLRRDAREMPQDGRNAGRSQAIMALKKVIDQVVASKIAEGQFDEVDFTLRDLTRIKESLLSVLLSMYHTRMVRSPDRGRQKEAGGGAPAAGEGAEARAVPPGAETAGAGTR
- a CDS encoding PhoH family protein codes for the protein MARLLGLHDENLEALEARYPVSLSVGESRIRISGPDAEPVRIVAYLLRQLAVVAESGHEIRVSDVRHAMDAHAEGREIKLDSLYSEVVCTTARGKPIRAKTVGQRAYIQAMRDNDILFAVGPAGTGKTYLAVCEAVSMLKEGRVNRVVLVRPAVEAGESLGYLPGDLREKVEPYVRPLYDAFYELLSPERFARYVDKGVIEIAPLAYMRGRTLNDSFIILDEAQNTTPEQMKMFLTRLGFGSKAVVTGDITQVDLPQGRPSGLRSVRSILEGIEGIGFFDLTGADVVRHEIVQKVVQAYDRYEKRLS